In a genomic window of Canis lupus familiaris isolate Mischka breed German Shepherd chromosome 28, alternate assembly UU_Cfam_GSD_1.0, whole genome shotgun sequence:
- the SLF2 gene encoding SMC5-SMC6 complex localization factor protein 2 isoform X4, whose translation MTRRCMPARPGFPSSPAPGSSPPRCHLRPGSTAPAAAGKRTKSPGDRYRAEGWRRGRVAGARV comes from the coding sequence ATGACAAGGCGCTGCATGCCCGCTAGGCCAGGTTTCCCCTCATCCCCAGCCCCGGGGTCGTCGCCCCCGCGCTGCCATCTGAGACCCGGTAGTACCGCCCCTGCTGCAGCGGGAAAGAGAACAAAGAGTCCTGGGGACAGGTACCGTGCAGAGGGTTGGAGAAGGGGCCGGGTCGCGGGGGCAAGGGTATGA